One part of the Solanum dulcamara chromosome 8, daSolDulc1.2, whole genome shotgun sequence genome encodes these proteins:
- the LOC129899140 gene encoding uncharacterized protein LOC129899140, protein MAASPPFLACGEKKPWWISNKKIVEKYIRDAKILIASQEPNEISSALALVEAALAISPRFELALELKARSLLYLRCFKDVAYMLQDYIPSLKMPSDDTSSTSSSDSFDSSKEQIRLISYGNEPNFKCFSVSNLKKKVMASLYKNCNKEGQWRYLVLGQACCHLGLMEDAMVLLQTGKRLAMDAFRRESICWSEDSFLFAKYPISGKNCCTTLPITESETISQLLSHIKLLLRRKTAAIAALDTGLYSEAIRHFSKIVDGRRGAPQGFMAECYMYRASAYRSSGRIAEAIADCNRTLALDPSCIDALRTRAVLFETIRCLPDSLHDLEHLKLLYNSILRDRKLPGPIWKRQNVEYREIPGRLCSLATKIQELKRRVANGEMGNVDYYALIGLKWGCSRSELERAHLLLTLRHKPDKLTSFIERCEFADEQDVDSVRDRAKMSALLLYRLIQRGYASLMATIKDEEEAEKQRKKAAAALQLMQQQVQLNQEQQQSRTETFGTVVMQQQVQKIQELQRSGPETLDSDVCNTALCSNTNATVFKGAFCRELAIVGNLLSQAGFNQSIPVKCEALSC, encoded by the exons ATGGCTGCGTCTCCTCCATTTCTTGCCTGCGGAGAAAAAAAGCCCTGGTGGATTAGCAAcaaaaag ATTGTGGAAAAATATATCAGAGATGCCAAAATTCTCATTGCCTCTCAAGAACCAAATGAGATTTCTTCAGCTCTTGCCCTTGTTGAAGCTGCACTTGCAATTTCTCCGCGTTTTGAATTAGCTCTAGAGTTAAAGGCTCGATCTTTGCTTTATTTAAGGTGTTTCAAGGATGTAGCTTATATGCTACAAGATTATATTCCTAGTCTGAAAATGCCTAGTGATGACACATCGTCTACCTCTTCGTCTGATTCATTTGATAGCTCAAAGGAGCAAATTAGGCTCATTTCTTATGGCAATGAACCTAACTTCAAGTGCTTCTCTGTATCtaatttgaagaagaaggttATGGCTAGCCTTTACAAGAATTGCAATAAAGAAGGTCAATGGAG GTACTTGGTCTTAGGACAAGCTTGTTGCCATTTGGGCCTAATGGAAGATGCAATGGTTCTGTTACAAACTGGCAAACGCCTTGCAATGGATGCATTTCGACGTGAGAGCATTTGTTGGTCTGAAGATAGCTTCTTGTTTGCCAAATATCCAATCTCAGGCAAAAATTGCTGCACAACTTTGCCAATAACCGAGTCAGAAACAATCTCTCAACTTCTCAGTCATATCAAGCTACTCTTACGACGAAAAACTGCAGCAATTGCAGCTCTTGATACTGGTCTTTACTCAGAAGCTATTAggcatttttcaaaaattgtgGATGGTCGTCGTGGTGCCCCTCAGGGGTTCATGGCCGAATGCTACATGTATCGAGCATCAGCTTATCGTTCTTCTGGTCGAATTGCAGAGGCAATAGCTGATTGCAATCGAACGCTAGCattggacccttcttgtattgaTGCTCTTAGGACTAGAGCTGTACTATTTGAAACCATAAGATGCTTGCCTGATAGTCTTCATGATTTGGAACACTTAAAACTCTTGTACAATTCAATTCTACGGGATAGGAAATTACCAGGACCAATATGGAAGCGTCAAAATGTGGAATACAGGGAGATTCCAGGGAGGCTTTGTTCCTTGGctacaaaaattcaagaattgaaGAGGAGGGTTGCAAATGGTGAAATGGGGAATGTGGATTACTATGCATTGATTGGTTTAAAGTGGGGTTGTTCAAGATCAGAACTGGAAAGAGCGCATTTGTTGCTAACCTTAAGACACAAGCCTGATAAATTGACGAGTTTCATAGAAAGATGTGAGTTTGCAGATGAACAAGATGTAGATTCTGTAAGAGATAGAGCAAAGATGTCAGCTTTACTGCTCTATAGACTGATACAGAGGGGTTATGCTAGTTTGATGGCGACAATCAAGGACGAAGAAGAAGCTGAGAAGCAGAGAAAGAAAGCTGCTGCTGCATTGCAACTGATGCAGCAACAAGTTCAGCTAAATCAAGAACAGCAACAATCAAGAACTGAAACTTTTGGCACAGTTGTAATGCAGCAACAAGTTcagaaaattcaagaacttcAACGATCTGGACCTGAAACTCTTGATTCAGATGTATGCAATACTGCATTATGTAGTAACACAAATGCGACAGTGTTCAAAGGGGCGTTTTGCAGAGAGCTTGCGATAGTTGGGAATTTATTGTCTCAAGCTGGATTTAATCAATCAATTCCAGTGAAATGTGAAGCATTGAGTTGTTGA